The Malus domestica chromosome 10, GDT2T_hap1 genome contains a region encoding:
- the LOC103401308 gene encoding alpha-L-fucosidase 2-like isoform X2, whose translation MLYQLGMAGLELWFGVVWHQKLSNSMVYQPLGDINLEFGDSHLKYDEETYSRELDLDTATARIQYSVGDVEYTREHFSSYPNQVIVTKISASKPGSLSFTVSLDSKLQHNSNVNGNNQIILQGSCPGNPNGILFSAVLDLQISDGSGAIHVLDDNKLRVEDSDWAVLLLVASSSFDGPFTKPSDSKRDPTSESLTALNSIRNFSYSDLYAHHLDNYQNLFHRVSLQLSKSSKNNLGDKTLEAKKRMTNLNIKGSDDAFISTADRVKSFKTDEDPSFVELLFQYGRYLLISCSRVGTQVANLQGIWSKDLYPPWDGAQHLNINLQMNYWPSLPCNLRECQEPLFDYTSSLSINGSKTAKVNYEASGWVVHQVSDIWAKTSPDRGQAVWALWPMGGAWICTHPWEHFTYTMDKDFLKNKAYPLLEGCTSFLLDWLIEGRGGYLETNPSTSPEHMFIAPDGKQASVSYSSTMDISIIQEVFSAILSAAEILGKTQDALVGKVREAQSRLPPTKIAKDGSIMEWAQDFEDPDVHHRHVSHLFGLYPGHTITVEKTPDLSKAVDYTLVKRGEEGPGWSTTWKTALWARLHNSQHAYRMVKHLIDLVDPDHESDFEGGLYSNLFTAHPPFQIDANFGFSAAVAEMLVQSTVKDLYFLPALPRDKWANGCVKGLKARGGVTVNICWKEGDLHEAGLWSKDHNTTKILHYSGTTVIANISSGRIYTFNRQLKCLRTTYL comes from the exons ATGCTATACCAATTGGGAATGGCAGGCTTGGAGCTATGGTTTGGGGTGGTGTGGCATCAGAAACTCTCCAACTCAATG GTTTATCAACCACTCGGTGACATCAACCTAGAATTCGGTGACTCTCATCTCAAATATGATGAAGAAACTTACAGCAGAGAGCTAGATCTGGATACTGCAACAGCAAGGATACAGTACTCAGTGGGCGACGTAGAATATACGAGGGAGCACTTTTCGTCTTATCCTAATCAAGTGATTGTGACAAAGATCTCCGCAAGCAAACCAGGGTCCCTATCATTTACAGTTTCTCTAGACAGCAAGTTACAGCATAATTCAAATGTAAATGGTAATAACCAAATTATACTACAAGGAAGTTGTCCTGGCAATCCAAATGGGATTCTGTTTTCGGCAGTTCTTGATTTGCAGATTAGTGATGGCAGTGGTGCCATACATGTTTTGGATGACAACAAATTAAGGGTTGAAGATTCAGATTGGGCTGTTTTGCTTCTTGTGGCCTCATCATCATTTGATGGACCATTTACTAAGCCCTCTGATTCTAAGAGGGATCCGACTTCAGAGTCTCTCACCGCATTGAATTCAATAAGAAATTTTTCGTATTCGGATCTTTATGCTCATCATTTGGATAACTATCAGAATCTTTTCCATCGTGTCTCGTTGCAGCTTTCTAAGAGCTCCAAGAATAATTTAGGAGATAAAACTTTGGAGGCAAAGAAACGTATGACCAATTTGAATATAAAGGGAAGTGATGATGCCTTCATTTCAACTGCTGACCGGGTGAAATCCTTCAAAACTGATGAAGATCCTTCCTTTGTGGAACTTTTATTCCAGTATGGCCGGTATCTGCTTATTTCTTGTTCACGGGTTGGAACTCAAGTTGCAAACCTGCAGGGTATATGGAGCAAGGATCTTTACCCTCCATGGGA TGGCGCTCAGCATCTAAACATAAATCTTCAAATGAATTACTGGCCATCCCTTCCATGTAACCTAAGAGAATGCCAGGAGCCCTTATTTGATTATACATCTTCTTTATCCATCAACGGGAGTAAAACGGCTAAG GTGAACTATGAAGCCAGTGGTTGGGTTGTGCATCAAGTGTCTGACATATGGGCGAAAACATCACCCGATAGAGGTCAAGCCGTGTGGGCTTTATGGCCAATGGGAGGTGCCTGGATTTGTACTCATCCATGGGAACATTTTACTTATACGATGGACAAA GATTTTCTAAAAAACAAGGCATATCCTTTGTTGGAAGGATGTACATCATTTCTGCTAGATTGGTTGATTGAAGGCCGTGGAGGGTATCTTGAAACCAACCCGTCAACTTCTCCGGAGCACATGTTTATTGCTCCTGATGGTAAGCAGGCAAGCGTGAGCTACTCATCAACCATGGACATATCAATCATCCAAGAAGTTTTCTCTGCAATACTGTCTGCGGCTGAG ATTTTGGGAAAAACACAGGATGCTCTTGTTGGAAAAGTTCGTGAGGCTCAATCTCGGCTGCCACCCACAAAAATTGCTAAAGATGGTTCTATCATGGAATGG GCACAAGATTTTGAGGACCCAGATGTGCACCATCGACATGTATCACACCTGTTTGGCTTGTATCCAGGACACACAATAACCGTTGAGAAAACTCCAGATCTCAGTAAAGCTGTCGATTATACACTCGTTAAAAGAG GAGAGGAGGGTCCAGGATGGTCGACTACATGGAAGACTGCGTTGTGGGCACGTCTTCACAATAGTCAGCATGCATATCGTATGGTAAAGCATTTGATTGACTTGGTGGATCCAGATCACGAAAGCGATTTTGAAGGAGGACTATACAGTAACTTGTTCACTGCACATCCCCCTTTCCAGATTGACGCCAACTTTGG TTTTTCAGCAGCAGTTGCAGAAATGCTTGTCCAAAGCACTGTCAAGGACCTGTATTTTCTTCCCGCTCTTCCACGGGATAAATGGGCAAACGGTTGTGTGAAAGGACTGAAGGCTCGTGGCGGGGTGACAGTCAATATATGTTGGAAGGAAGGTGACCTTCATGAAGCTGGTCTTTGGTCTAAGGACCATAACACCACGAAAATATTACATTATAGTGGAACTACAGTTATAGCAAACATATCATCTGGCAGGATCTATACTTTCAACAGACAGTTAAAATGTTTGAGGACAACATATCTCTGA
- the LOC103401308 gene encoding alpha-L-fucosidase 2-like isoform X1, which produces MRGIPVALLHAVTFKSLNIPKRTAPLFSALSPTHSLFTPSTALQKSTIPKPTKNHNKVTSFSSSSSSSSSCAMEDDGEWVLVRSPAEKDLWTPSLVEEEESSRPLKVAFSGPAKHWTDAIPIGNGRLGAMVWGGVASETLQLNEDTLWTGNPGNYTNPKAPEVLTEVRKLVDDGKYVEATEAAVELSGEASAVYQPLGDINLEFGDSHLKYDEETYSRELDLDTATARIQYSVGDVEYTREHFSSYPNQVIVTKISASKPGSLSFTVSLDSKLQHNSNVNGNNQIILQGSCPGNPNGILFSAVLDLQISDGSGAIHVLDDNKLRVEDSDWAVLLLVASSSFDGPFTKPSDSKRDPTSESLTALNSIRNFSYSDLYAHHLDNYQNLFHRVSLQLSKSSKNNLGDKTLEAKKRMTNLNIKGSDDAFISTADRVKSFKTDEDPSFVELLFQYGRYLLISCSRVGTQVANLQGIWSKDLYPPWDGAQHLNINLQMNYWPSLPCNLRECQEPLFDYTSSLSINGSKTAKVNYEASGWVVHQVSDIWAKTSPDRGQAVWALWPMGGAWICTHPWEHFTYTMDKDFLKNKAYPLLEGCTSFLLDWLIEGRGGYLETNPSTSPEHMFIAPDGKQASVSYSSTMDISIIQEVFSAILSAAEILGKTQDALVGKVREAQSRLPPTKIAKDGSIMEWAQDFEDPDVHHRHVSHLFGLYPGHTITVEKTPDLSKAVDYTLVKRGEEGPGWSTTWKTALWARLHNSQHAYRMVKHLIDLVDPDHESDFEGGLYSNLFTAHPPFQIDANFGFSAAVAEMLVQSTVKDLYFLPALPRDKWANGCVKGLKARGGVTVNICWKEGDLHEAGLWSKDHNTTKILHYSGTTVIANISSGRIYTFNRQLKCLRTTYL; this is translated from the exons ATGCGTGGGATCCCCGTTGCTTTACTACATGCCGTGACATTTAAAAGCCTCAACATACCAAAACGAACCGCACCTCTGTTTTCAGCACTGTCTCCGACCCACTCACTCTTCACTCCATCCACTGCACTTCAAAAATCCACAATTCCTAAACCAaccaaaaatcacaacaaaGTCACaagcttttcttcttcttcttcttcttcttcttcttgtgcaATGGAGGATGATGGTGAGTGGGTTCTGGTGCGGAGCCCTGCAGAGAAGGACCTGTGGACCCCATCTTtagtggaggaggaggagagttcTAGGCCTCTGAAGGTCGCATTTTCTGGGCCTGCAAAGCACTGGACTGATGCTATACCAATTGGGAATGGCAGGCTTGGAGCTATGGTTTGGGGTGGTGTGGCATCAGAAACTCTCCAACTCAATG AGGACACACTCTGGACTGGAAATCCTGGTAACTATACCAACCCAAAAGCTCCAGAGGTACTAACAGAGGTTAGAAAACTTGTTGACGATGGTAAATATGTCGAAGCCACTGAAGCAGCCGTTGAGTTGTCGGGAGAAGCTTCTGCT GTTTATCAACCACTCGGTGACATCAACCTAGAATTCGGTGACTCTCATCTCAAATATGATGAAGAAACTTACAGCAGAGAGCTAGATCTGGATACTGCAACAGCAAGGATACAGTACTCAGTGGGCGACGTAGAATATACGAGGGAGCACTTTTCGTCTTATCCTAATCAAGTGATTGTGACAAAGATCTCCGCAAGCAAACCAGGGTCCCTATCATTTACAGTTTCTCTAGACAGCAAGTTACAGCATAATTCAAATGTAAATGGTAATAACCAAATTATACTACAAGGAAGTTGTCCTGGCAATCCAAATGGGATTCTGTTTTCGGCAGTTCTTGATTTGCAGATTAGTGATGGCAGTGGTGCCATACATGTTTTGGATGACAACAAATTAAGGGTTGAAGATTCAGATTGGGCTGTTTTGCTTCTTGTGGCCTCATCATCATTTGATGGACCATTTACTAAGCCCTCTGATTCTAAGAGGGATCCGACTTCAGAGTCTCTCACCGCATTGAATTCAATAAGAAATTTTTCGTATTCGGATCTTTATGCTCATCATTTGGATAACTATCAGAATCTTTTCCATCGTGTCTCGTTGCAGCTTTCTAAGAGCTCCAAGAATAATTTAGGAGATAAAACTTTGGAGGCAAAGAAACGTATGACCAATTTGAATATAAAGGGAAGTGATGATGCCTTCATTTCAACTGCTGACCGGGTGAAATCCTTCAAAACTGATGAAGATCCTTCCTTTGTGGAACTTTTATTCCAGTATGGCCGGTATCTGCTTATTTCTTGTTCACGGGTTGGAACTCAAGTTGCAAACCTGCAGGGTATATGGAGCAAGGATCTTTACCCTCCATGGGA TGGCGCTCAGCATCTAAACATAAATCTTCAAATGAATTACTGGCCATCCCTTCCATGTAACCTAAGAGAATGCCAGGAGCCCTTATTTGATTATACATCTTCTTTATCCATCAACGGGAGTAAAACGGCTAAG GTGAACTATGAAGCCAGTGGTTGGGTTGTGCATCAAGTGTCTGACATATGGGCGAAAACATCACCCGATAGAGGTCAAGCCGTGTGGGCTTTATGGCCAATGGGAGGTGCCTGGATTTGTACTCATCCATGGGAACATTTTACTTATACGATGGACAAA GATTTTCTAAAAAACAAGGCATATCCTTTGTTGGAAGGATGTACATCATTTCTGCTAGATTGGTTGATTGAAGGCCGTGGAGGGTATCTTGAAACCAACCCGTCAACTTCTCCGGAGCACATGTTTATTGCTCCTGATGGTAAGCAGGCAAGCGTGAGCTACTCATCAACCATGGACATATCAATCATCCAAGAAGTTTTCTCTGCAATACTGTCTGCGGCTGAG ATTTTGGGAAAAACACAGGATGCTCTTGTTGGAAAAGTTCGTGAGGCTCAATCTCGGCTGCCACCCACAAAAATTGCTAAAGATGGTTCTATCATGGAATGG GCACAAGATTTTGAGGACCCAGATGTGCACCATCGACATGTATCACACCTGTTTGGCTTGTATCCAGGACACACAATAACCGTTGAGAAAACTCCAGATCTCAGTAAAGCTGTCGATTATACACTCGTTAAAAGAG GAGAGGAGGGTCCAGGATGGTCGACTACATGGAAGACTGCGTTGTGGGCACGTCTTCACAATAGTCAGCATGCATATCGTATGGTAAAGCATTTGATTGACTTGGTGGATCCAGATCACGAAAGCGATTTTGAAGGAGGACTATACAGTAACTTGTTCACTGCACATCCCCCTTTCCAGATTGACGCCAACTTTGG TTTTTCAGCAGCAGTTGCAGAAATGCTTGTCCAAAGCACTGTCAAGGACCTGTATTTTCTTCCCGCTCTTCCACGGGATAAATGGGCAAACGGTTGTGTGAAAGGACTGAAGGCTCGTGGCGGGGTGACAGTCAATATATGTTGGAAGGAAGGTGACCTTCATGAAGCTGGTCTTTGGTCTAAGGACCATAACACCACGAAAATATTACATTATAGTGGAACTACAGTTATAGCAAACATATCATCTGGCAGGATCTATACTTTCAACAGACAGTTAAAATGTTTGAGGACAACATATCTCTGA